A genomic region of Microlunatus sagamiharensis contains the following coding sequences:
- a CDS encoding BLUF domain-containing protein: MIYSLAYESQASVPFTEPDLLDLLDQSRTNNAGRGVTGILLYRQGTFLQVLEGPREKVEELYATISADTRHHAVDTVLVEDRQERRFPDWTMGFADVDGHLGDVDGFNDVLSSVQGPDGEDSPQFRQLLALFGNEDD, from the coding sequence GTGATCTACTCGCTGGCCTACGAGAGCCAGGCCTCGGTCCCCTTCACCGAGCCCGACCTGCTGGACCTGCTCGACCAGAGCCGGACGAATAACGCCGGGCGCGGCGTCACCGGGATCCTGCTGTACCGCCAGGGGACCTTCCTGCAGGTCCTCGAGGGCCCGCGGGAGAAGGTCGAGGAGCTCTACGCCACGATCTCCGCCGACACCCGGCACCACGCGGTCGACACGGTTCTCGTCGAGGACCGGCAGGAGCGCCGCTTCCCGGACTGGACGATGGGCTTCGCCGACGTCGACGGCCACCTCGGCGACGTCGACGGCTTCAACGACGTGCTGAGCTCGGTGCAGGGTCCCGACGGCGAGGACAGCCCGCAGTTCCGCCAGCTCCTCGCCCTCTTCGGCAACGAGGACGACTGA
- the chvE gene encoding multiple monosaccharide ABC transporter substrate-binding protein gives MSARKFMAIAAATAAFALTAAGCGGGRAGVEGAGDTPAAGSNKGALIGVAMPTKTSERWIDDGDNVKAKLESLGYKVDLQYANDSVPQQQQQIESMLNNGAKALIVASIDGTALTQQLADASGDNVKVIAYDRLINGSPNVDYYVTFDNEKVGVQQGTSLLTGLGILGADGKETGEKGPFNIELFAGSPDDNNAQFFFKGAMSVVQPYIDNGTLKVVSGQTDFSQVAIQQWKLETAQARMENLLNKSYASGTKLDGVLSPYDGLSRGILNATKAAGIPNPVVTGQDAEKPSDKLILDGVQYSTIFKDTRKLGDTAASMVDDVLNGRTPETNDTTTYDNKVKVVPAYLHQPVVVTKDNLMKEVVDTGYYTKDEVEKGE, from the coding sequence ATGAGTGCACGCAAGTTCATGGCGATCGCGGCCGCCACGGCCGCCTTCGCGCTGACCGCCGCCGGGTGCGGCGGCGGCCGCGCCGGCGTCGAGGGCGCGGGCGACACCCCGGCCGCCGGCTCCAACAAGGGCGCCCTCATCGGCGTCGCGATGCCGACGAAGACCTCCGAGCGCTGGATCGACGACGGCGACAACGTCAAGGCCAAGCTCGAGTCCCTCGGCTACAAGGTCGACCTGCAGTACGCCAACGACTCCGTCCCGCAGCAGCAGCAGCAGATCGAGTCGATGCTGAACAACGGCGCCAAGGCCCTCATCGTGGCCTCGATCGACGGCACCGCGCTGACCCAGCAGCTGGCCGACGCCAGCGGCGACAACGTCAAGGTCATCGCCTACGACCGCCTGATCAACGGTTCGCCGAACGTCGACTACTACGTCACCTTCGACAACGAGAAGGTCGGCGTCCAGCAGGGCACCTCGCTCCTCACCGGTCTCGGCATCCTCGGCGCCGACGGCAAGGAGACCGGCGAGAAGGGCCCGTTCAACATCGAGCTCTTCGCCGGCAGCCCGGACGACAACAACGCGCAGTTCTTCTTCAAGGGTGCGATGAGCGTCGTCCAGCCCTACATCGACAACGGCACCCTGAAGGTCGTCTCGGGCCAGACCGACTTCAGCCAGGTCGCCATCCAGCAGTGGAAGCTCGAGACCGCGCAGGCCCGCATGGAGAACCTGCTCAACAAGTCGTACGCCTCCGGCACCAAGCTCGACGGCGTCCTCTCGCCGTACGACGGCCTCTCGCGCGGCATCCTGAACGCGACCAAGGCCGCGGGCATCCCCAACCCGGTGGTGACCGGCCAGGACGCCGAGAAGCCCTCGGACAAGCTGATCCTCGACGGCGTGCAGTACTCGACGATCTTCAAGGACACCCGCAAGCTCGGTGACACCGCCGCCTCGATGGTCGACGACGTGCTGAACGGTCGTACGCCGGAGACCAACGACACGACGACCTACGACAACAAGGTCAAGGTCGTCCCGGCCTACCTGCACCAGCCGGTCGTGGTGACCAAGGACAACCTCATGAAGGAGGTCGTCGATACCGGCTACTACACCAAGGACGAGGTCGAGAAGGGCGAGTAG
- a CDS encoding xylulokinase translates to MTIDLDRCALGVELGSTRIKAVLVDGENAPVAVGGHDWENSFTDRLWTYPLGSAWEGLQAAVGELAADLRDRHDVALDRIGALGVSAMMHGYLAFDADGELLVPFRTWRNTNTGRASEELSTLFGQNVPHRWSVAHLYQALLDHEEHVGRVAYVTTLAGYVHWRLTGEKVIGVGDASGMFPIDPATHGYDERMLAQFDELAGPLGLGAPLVELLPRVLSAGDHAGSLTSDGAALLDPSGALGAGVPLCPPEGDAGTGMVATNSVAARTGNVSAGTSIFAMVVLDRGLSRPHRELDLVTTPAGDPVAMVHCNNGASELAAWVSLFREFAGAAGSPVPSATAYEALFGAALEGEADGGGLVAYNYLAGEPITETEEGRPLFVRTPGSSLRLGTFMRTQLYSAFATLRVGMDVLQHDEDVAIDAMFAHGGVFKTAGVAQRFLAAAVRVPVAVGDVAGEGGAWGIAVLAAYLRDKQDGQSLAAYLDDVVFADASLSTVEPDPGDVAGFDAFMERWTGALDVQRAAVEHLR, encoded by the coding sequence GTGACCATCGACCTGGACCGGTGCGCGCTCGGCGTCGAGCTCGGCTCGACGAGGATCAAGGCGGTCCTCGTCGACGGCGAGAACGCGCCGGTCGCGGTCGGTGGGCACGACTGGGAGAACTCCTTCACCGACCGCCTGTGGACCTACCCGCTCGGGTCGGCGTGGGAGGGTCTGCAGGCGGCGGTGGGCGAGCTGGCCGCCGACCTCCGCGACCGCCACGACGTGGCGCTCGACCGGATCGGGGCGCTCGGCGTCTCGGCGATGATGCACGGCTACCTGGCCTTCGACGCCGACGGCGAGCTGCTCGTGCCGTTCCGCACCTGGCGCAACACCAACACCGGTCGTGCGTCGGAGGAGCTCAGCACGCTCTTCGGGCAGAACGTCCCGCACCGCTGGAGCGTCGCGCACCTCTACCAGGCGCTGCTCGACCACGAGGAGCACGTCGGGCGGGTCGCGTACGTGACGACCCTCGCCGGCTACGTGCACTGGCGGCTGACCGGCGAGAAGGTCATCGGGGTCGGCGACGCCAGCGGGATGTTCCCGATCGACCCGGCCACGCACGGCTACGACGAGCGGATGCTGGCGCAGTTCGACGAGCTCGCCGGCCCGCTCGGGCTCGGGGCACCGCTGGTCGAGCTGCTGCCGCGGGTGCTGAGCGCCGGTGACCACGCCGGTTCGCTGACGTCGGACGGGGCGGCGCTGCTCGACCCCAGCGGCGCGCTGGGCGCGGGCGTCCCGCTCTGCCCGCCCGAGGGCGACGCCGGCACCGGCATGGTCGCCACCAACTCGGTGGCCGCGCGCACGGGCAACGTCAGCGCCGGCACCAGCATCTTCGCGATGGTCGTGCTCGACCGCGGCCTCAGCCGCCCGCACCGCGAGCTCGACCTCGTCACCACCCCCGCCGGCGACCCGGTGGCGATGGTCCACTGCAACAACGGCGCCAGCGAGCTCGCGGCCTGGGTGTCGCTGTTCCGGGAGTTCGCCGGGGCCGCCGGCAGCCCGGTGCCGAGCGCGACCGCGTACGAGGCCCTGTTCGGGGCGGCGCTGGAGGGCGAGGCCGACGGCGGGGGACTGGTCGCCTACAACTACCTCGCCGGTGAGCCGATCACCGAGACCGAGGAGGGCCGCCCGCTGTTCGTGCGGACGCCGGGCAGCAGCCTGCGCCTCGGCACCTTCATGCGCACCCAGCTCTACAGCGCCTTCGCGACGCTGCGGGTCGGCATGGACGTGCTGCAGCACGACGAGGACGTGGCGATCGACGCCATGTTCGCCCACGGCGGCGTCTTCAAGACCGCCGGCGTCGCGCAGCGCTTCCTGGCCGCGGCCGTCCGCGTCCCCGTCGCCGTGGGCGACGTGGCGGGCGAGGGCGGGGCCTGGGGGATCGCGGTGCTGGCCGCCTACCTGCGCGACAAGCAGGACGGCCAGAGCCTGGCCGCCTACCTCGACGATGTGGTCTTCGCCGACGCCTCGCTGAGCACGGTCGAGCCCGACCCGGGCGACGTCGCCGGCTTCGACGCCTTCATGGAGCGCTGGACCGGCGCACTCGACGTGCAGCGCGCCGCGGTCGAGCACCTGCGCTGA
- a CDS encoding aldose 1-epimerase family protein, with amino-acid sequence MSHPLTGHEVQLSHGSYTASVVSVGASLRSLEHEGRPLVVPFHADRLRPAFRGATLAPWPNRVVDGRYTFDGAEQQLALTEPDRGHALHGLLVWTDWQVGETTGSSVVLTAELAPAAGYPHRLALSCTYALSDAGLTQTVTARTLFDRAPYGTSAHPYLTAGGARLDTCTLTLPADRYVETEGERLLPAGEQDVTAAPWPDFREPTLIGEAQVDHAFTGLRREADGTARVRLEAPDGFAVEMTWGAGLGWVQVHTADRPEPELDRAGLAVEPMTCPPDAFSTGEDLVVLEPGQEHSASWTIARG; translated from the coding sequence GTGTCGCACCCCCTGACGGGCCACGAGGTCCAGCTCTCGCACGGCTCCTACACCGCCTCCGTCGTCTCCGTCGGCGCCAGCCTGCGCTCGCTCGAGCACGAGGGCCGGCCCCTCGTCGTGCCCTTCCACGCCGACCGGCTCCGGCCGGCCTTCCGGGGCGCGACGCTCGCGCCGTGGCCCAACCGCGTCGTCGACGGCCGCTACACCTTCGACGGGGCCGAGCAGCAGCTCGCGCTCACCGAGCCGGACCGCGGCCACGCGCTGCACGGGCTGCTGGTCTGGACCGACTGGCAGGTGGGCGAGACCACCGGCTCGAGCGTCGTGCTCACCGCCGAGCTCGCCCCGGCCGCCGGCTACCCGCACCGCCTGGCGCTGAGCTGCACCTACGCGCTCTCCGACGCCGGCCTCACCCAGACGGTGACGGCGCGCACCCTCTTCGACCGCGCCCCGTACGGCACGTCGGCCCACCCCTACCTGACCGCCGGCGGCGCGCGCCTCGACACCTGCACGCTGACGCTGCCCGCCGACCGCTACGTCGAGACCGAGGGCGAGCGGCTGCTGCCGGCGGGCGAGCAGGACGTCACCGCGGCGCCCTGGCCCGACTTCCGGGAGCCGACGCTCATCGGCGAGGCGCAGGTCGACCACGCCTTCACCGGGCTGCGGCGCGAGGCTGACGGCACCGCGCGCGTACGCCTCGAGGCGCCGGACGGCTTCGCGGTCGAGATGACCTGGGGCGCCGGGCTCGGCTGGGTGCAGGTGCACACGGCCGACCGGCCGGAGCCCGAGCTGGACCGCGCGGGCCTCGCGGTGGAGCCGATGACCTGCCCGCCGGACGCGTTCAGCACCGGGGAGGACCTGGTCGTCCTGGAGCCCGGACAGGAGCACTCGGCCTCCTGGACGATCGCCCGCGGCTGA
- the mmsA gene encoding multiple monosaccharide ABC transporter ATP-binding protein, with the protein MGITKTFPGVKALTDVTLTVERGEVHAICGENGAGKSTLMKVLSGVYPHGTYEGDIVFEGQVASFAGIRDSEAAGIVIIHQELALSPYLSIAENIFLGNEQARGGRIDWNATNLKAAELLRRVGLAENPVTKIVDLGVGKQQLVEIAKALSKEVKLLILDEPTAALNDTDSAHLLGLIDGLRKEGITSIIISHKLNEIKAIADRVTIIRDGRTIETLDLHADPDGEGVSEERIIRGMVGRDLDSRYPERHVEIGEEVLRIEDWTVHHPLEPSRVVVDHANLYVRAGEVVGIAGLMGAGRTELAMSVFGRSYGRDISGRLYKDGQPIQANTVKQAIAHGIAYATEDRKRYGLNLIDDIKRNISGSALGKLATWGRVDANRETVVANGYRQSMRIKAPDVGVVTGKLSGGNQQKVVLSKWMFTDPDVLILDEPTRGIDVGAKYEIYTIINQMAAQGKAIIVISSELPELLGICDRIYALSAGRITGEVDVAEAHPEKLMQYMTSEKE; encoded by the coding sequence GTGGGCATCACCAAGACGTTCCCGGGGGTCAAGGCCCTCACCGACGTCACCCTGACCGTCGAGCGCGGTGAGGTCCACGCCATCTGCGGCGAGAACGGCGCCGGCAAGTCGACGCTGATGAAGGTCCTGTCGGGGGTCTACCCGCACGGCACCTACGAGGGCGACATCGTCTTCGAGGGCCAGGTCGCCTCGTTCGCCGGCATCCGGGACTCCGAGGCCGCGGGCATCGTGATCATCCACCAGGAGCTCGCGCTCAGCCCCTACCTGTCGATCGCGGAGAACATCTTCCTCGGCAACGAGCAGGCTCGGGGCGGTCGGATCGACTGGAACGCCACGAACCTCAAGGCCGCAGAGCTGCTGCGCCGGGTCGGGCTGGCCGAGAACCCGGTGACCAAGATCGTCGACCTCGGCGTGGGCAAGCAGCAGCTGGTGGAGATCGCCAAGGCGCTGTCCAAGGAGGTCAAGCTCCTCATCCTGGACGAGCCGACCGCGGCGCTGAACGACACCGACTCCGCGCACCTGCTCGGGCTGATCGACGGCCTCCGCAAGGAGGGCATCACCTCGATCATCATCAGCCACAAGCTGAACGAGATCAAAGCCATCGCCGACCGCGTGACGATCATCCGCGACGGCCGCACGATCGAGACCCTCGACCTGCACGCCGACCCGGACGGGGAAGGCGTCTCCGAGGAGCGCATCATCCGCGGCATGGTCGGGCGCGACCTCGACAGCCGCTACCCCGAGCGCCACGTCGAGATCGGCGAGGAGGTGCTGCGCATCGAGGACTGGACCGTGCACCACCCGCTGGAGCCGTCCCGCGTCGTGGTCGACCACGCGAACCTCTACGTGCGCGCCGGCGAGGTCGTCGGCATCGCCGGACTGATGGGCGCGGGCCGCACCGAGCTGGCGATGAGCGTCTTCGGGCGCTCGTACGGCCGCGACATCTCCGGGCGGCTCTACAAGGACGGCCAGCCGATCCAGGCGAACACGGTCAAGCAGGCGATCGCGCACGGGATCGCGTACGCGACCGAGGACCGCAAGCGCTACGGGCTCAACCTGATCGACGACATCAAGCGGAACATCTCCGGCTCGGCGCTCGGCAAGCTCGCCACCTGGGGCCGCGTCGACGCCAACCGCGAGACGGTGGTGGCCAACGGCTACCGCCAGAGCATGCGCATCAAGGCCCCCGACGTCGGCGTCGTCACCGGCAAGCTGTCGGGCGGCAACCAGCAGAAGGTCGTGCTGAGCAAGTGGATGTTCACCGACCCCGACGTGCTGATCCTCGACGAGCCCACCCGCGGCATCGACGTCGGGGCCAAGTACGAGATCTACACGATCATCAACCAGATGGCTGCGCAGGGGAAGGCGATCATCGTCATCTCCTCCGAGCTCCCCGAGCTCCTCGGGATCTGCGACCGCATCTACGCGCTCTCGGCCGGCCGCATCACCGGTGAGGTCGACGTCGCCGAGGCGCACCCCGAGAAGCTCATGCAGTACATGACCAGCGAGAAGGAGTAG
- a CDS encoding L-ribulose-5-phosphate 4-epimerase: MVQVQSSAPTAGGASGVGPEARAAVDAARAEVAALHAELPRNELVVWTAGNVSARVPGHDLLVIKPSGVGYDDLTPENMVVCDLEGRLVEGERSPSSDTAAHAYVYAHMPEVHGVVHTHSTYATAWAARGEAIPCVLTMMADEFGGEVPIGPFAIIGDDSIGRGIVDTLRGHRSKAVLMQNHGPFTIGASAKAAVKAAVLVEEVARTVHVSRQLGDPLPIEQSKIDALYDRYQNVYGQR, translated from the coding sequence ATGGTGCAGGTGCAGAGCAGCGCGCCGACCGCAGGTGGAGCGTCGGGCGTCGGACCCGAGGCCCGTGCGGCGGTCGACGCCGCCCGTGCCGAGGTCGCGGCGCTGCACGCCGAGCTGCCGCGCAACGAGCTGGTCGTGTGGACCGCGGGCAACGTGTCCGCGCGCGTCCCCGGCCACGACCTGCTGGTGATCAAGCCGTCCGGCGTCGGCTACGACGACCTCACCCCCGAGAACATGGTCGTCTGCGACCTCGAGGGCCGCCTCGTCGAGGGGGAGCGCTCCCCGTCCTCCGACACCGCCGCCCACGCCTACGTCTACGCGCACATGCCCGAGGTCCACGGCGTCGTGCACACCCACTCGACCTACGCGACGGCGTGGGCCGCGCGCGGCGAGGCCATCCCCTGCGTGCTGACGATGATGGCCGACGAGTTCGGCGGCGAGGTGCCGATCGGGCCATTCGCGATCATCGGCGACGACTCCATCGGGCGGGGGATCGTGGACACCCTCCGCGGGCACCGCTCCAAGGCCGTGCTCATGCAGAACCACGGGCCCTTCACGATCGGCGCGTCGGCGAAGGCGGCGGTCAAGGCCGCCGTGCTGGTCGAGGAGGTCGCCCGCACGGTGCACGTGTCGCGCCAGCTCGGCGACCCGCTGCCCATCGAGCAGTCCAAGATCGACGCCCTCTACGACCGCTACCAGAACGTCTACGGCCAGCGCTGA
- the mmsB gene encoding multiple monosaccharide ABC transporter permease, whose product MSASTETLTTDPPPIVPPNPEPQGAGLGALLSGRLRQVGIFLALIAIVILFQVLTGGTLLTPRNVSSIVGQNAYVLILAIGMVMIIIAGHIDLSVGSVVAFVGAISGIFIVNWGWPWWIGVIAAVLVGGLIGAWQGFWIAYVGIPAFIVTLAGMLTFRGLTQMVLQNVPITPFPDSYVAIGSGYLPDLGGGTSAFEPLTLVLGILATIGLVGTQVRERAKRVKLGLEDEPRSWFLAQAIFTAVFILAITFTLASYRGTPIVLVILAALILIYTAVMNQFVFGRHIYARGGNLHAAQLSGVDTKKVDFALFVNMGLLAGIAGIAFTARSNSALPGAGTGFELDAIAAAFIGGAAVTGGIGTVTGAIIGGLIMGVLNNGMSLLGLGTEVQSFIKGFVLLLAVAFDIFNKRRAANASK is encoded by the coding sequence ATGTCCGCGTCCACCGAGACCCTCACGACCGACCCGCCGCCGATCGTCCCGCCCAACCCCGAGCCCCAGGGCGCGGGCCTCGGGGCGCTGCTCAGCGGCCGGCTCCGCCAGGTCGGCATCTTCCTGGCCCTGATCGCCATCGTGATCCTGTTCCAGGTCCTCACCGGCGGCACCCTGCTCACGCCGCGCAACGTCAGCAGCATCGTCGGGCAGAACGCCTACGTCCTGATCCTCGCCATCGGCATGGTGATGATCATCATCGCCGGGCACATCGACCTGTCGGTCGGCTCGGTCGTCGCCTTCGTCGGCGCGATCAGCGGCATCTTCATCGTCAACTGGGGCTGGCCCTGGTGGATCGGCGTGATCGCGGCCGTCCTGGTCGGCGGCCTGATCGGCGCGTGGCAGGGCTTCTGGATCGCCTACGTCGGCATCCCGGCCTTCATCGTCACCCTCGCCGGCATGCTGACATTCCGCGGGCTGACGCAGATGGTGCTGCAGAACGTCCCGATCACGCCGTTCCCGGACTCCTACGTCGCCATCGGTTCGGGCTACCTGCCCGACCTCGGCGGCGGCACCTCGGCCTTCGAGCCGCTGACCCTGGTGCTCGGCATCCTGGCCACGATCGGTCTCGTCGGCACGCAGGTCCGTGAGCGGGCCAAGCGGGTCAAGCTCGGCCTGGAGGACGAGCCCCGCTCGTGGTTCCTCGCCCAGGCGATCTTCACCGCCGTCTTCATCCTGGCGATCACCTTCACCCTCGCCAGCTACCGCGGCACCCCGATCGTGCTGGTCATCCTCGCCGCGCTGATCCTGATCTACACCGCCGTGATGAACCAGTTCGTCTTCGGGCGCCACATCTACGCCCGGGGCGGCAACCTGCACGCCGCGCAGCTCTCCGGCGTCGACACCAAGAAGGTCGACTTCGCGCTGTTCGTGAACATGGGCCTGCTGGCGGGCATCGCCGGCATCGCCTTCACCGCGCGCAGCAACTCGGCGCTGCCCGGCGCCGGCACCGGCTTCGAGCTCGACGCCATCGCGGCCGCCTTCATCGGTGGTGCGGCGGTGACCGGCGGCATCGGCACGGTGACGGGGGCCATCATCGGCGGTCTGATCATGGGCGTGCTCAACAACGGCATGTCCCTGCTCGGCCTCGGCACCGAGGTGCAGTCCTTCATCAAGGGCTTCGTCCTGCTGCTCGCCGTGGCCTTCGACATTTTCAACAAGCGCCGCGCGGCGAACGCGTCCAAGTAG
- the araA gene encoding L-arabinose isomerase, producing MPAPSSTSAPVVWFLTGSQGLYGPEIVAQVEQQSQEVVRQLNESGALPVRVEWKPVLTDSGSIHRTVLAANADPDCVGLVAWMHTFSPAKMWITGLDALQTPLLHLHTQANESLPWSEIDMDFMNLNQAAHGDREFGYVQTRLGVRRKTVVGHVRNPDVQRKVADWQRAALGVAAVRSLKLARFGDNMRDVAVTEGDKVEAERVFGVSVNAYGVNALVAAVDEASDAEVDQLVQAYGDEYEIAPELLPGGDRHESLRYGARIEAGMRNFLTAGGFGAFVTNFEDLGGLRQLPGLAVQRLMAEGYGFGGEGDWKTSVMLHTMKAMAGGAVPATGGTSFMEDYTYHLAPGTQKILGSHMLEVCPSIAAAKPRVEIHPLGIGDREDPVRLVFDAAAGPAVVVGICDLGDRFRLVLNEIDVTAPDEPLPKLPVARAVWEPKPDLPTSAECWIMAGGPHHSVLSLAVGTAVMDDFAEALGVELVVIDGETSPRRFRDELRWNNAYHRLAAGF from the coding sequence TTGCCCGCCCCCTCGTCCACGTCCGCCCCCGTCGTCTGGTTCCTCACCGGCAGCCAGGGCCTCTACGGCCCCGAGATCGTCGCGCAGGTCGAGCAGCAGTCGCAGGAGGTCGTGCGCCAGCTGAACGAGTCGGGCGCGCTCCCGGTCCGGGTCGAGTGGAAGCCGGTGCTCACCGACTCGGGCTCGATCCACCGCACCGTCCTCGCCGCCAACGCCGACCCCGACTGCGTCGGGCTCGTGGCGTGGATGCACACCTTCTCCCCGGCGAAGATGTGGATCACCGGCCTCGACGCCCTGCAGACCCCGTTGCTGCACCTGCACACGCAGGCCAACGAGTCGCTGCCGTGGTCCGAGATCGACATGGACTTCATGAACCTCAACCAGGCCGCCCACGGCGACCGGGAGTTCGGCTACGTCCAGACCCGCCTCGGCGTGCGCCGCAAGACCGTCGTCGGCCACGTGCGCAACCCCGACGTGCAGCGCAAGGTCGCCGACTGGCAGCGCGCCGCCCTCGGCGTCGCCGCCGTGCGCTCGCTCAAGCTGGCCCGCTTCGGCGACAACATGCGCGACGTCGCCGTCACCGAGGGCGACAAGGTCGAGGCCGAGCGCGTCTTCGGGGTCTCGGTCAACGCGTACGGGGTGAACGCCCTGGTCGCGGCGGTCGACGAGGCCAGCGACGCCGAGGTCGACCAGCTCGTGCAGGCGTACGGCGACGAGTACGAGATCGCCCCCGAGCTGCTCCCGGGCGGGGACCGCCACGAGTCGCTGCGCTACGGCGCGCGCATCGAGGCCGGCATGCGCAACTTCCTCACCGCCGGCGGCTTCGGCGCCTTCGTGACCAACTTCGAGGACCTCGGCGGGCTGCGCCAGCTCCCCGGCCTCGCCGTGCAGCGGCTGATGGCCGAGGGCTACGGCTTCGGCGGCGAGGGCGACTGGAAGACCTCGGTCATGCTGCACACGATGAAGGCCATGGCCGGCGGCGCGGTGCCCGCGACCGGGGGCACGTCCTTCATGGAGGACTACACCTACCACCTGGCCCCGGGGACGCAGAAGATCCTCGGCTCGCACATGCTCGAGGTCTGCCCGAGCATCGCGGCGGCCAAGCCGCGCGTGGAGATCCACCCGCTGGGCATCGGCGACCGCGAGGACCCGGTCCGCCTGGTCTTCGACGCCGCGGCCGGCCCGGCCGTGGTGGTCGGCATCTGCGACCTCGGAGACCGTTTCCGCCTCGTGCTCAACGAGATCGACGTGACGGCTCCCGACGAGCCGCTGCCGAAGCTGCCCGTCGCCCGCGCGGTCTGGGAGCCCAAGCCCGACCTGCCGACCTCGGCCGAGTGCTGGATCATGGCCGGCGGCCCGCACCACAGCGTGCTGTCCCTCGCCGTCGGCACCGCGGTGATGGACGACTTCGCCGAGGCCCTCGGCGTCGAGCTCGTCGTCATCGACGGCGAGACCAGCCCCCGCCGGTTCCGCGACGAGCTGCGCTGGAACAACGCCTACCACCGCCTCGCGGCGGGCTTCTGA
- a CDS encoding FAD-dependent oxidoreductase translates to MHLVVAVVGAGPSGVYAAEALTRRSRSEDLDVRVAVLDRLPVPFGLVRYGVAPDHPSIRSIRGTLERTLDAAGVTFYGDVQVGRDLSVEELRASVDAVVYAYGAGSDRRLGIPGEDLPGSVAAPELVTWYTGHPDVHPDDGSAAAGHPWVPGLLSTAREVVVVGAGNVALDVVRVLVRGVDELAATDMPDEVLAALGSRTVTDVHVLARRGPAYTAFTTKELRELGELDDLDVVLDPADLVLDESSRLVAETDRVAARNLAVMAEWAQRPTGGARHRVHLHFWTSPLGVAGTDRVEGVQVTRSAIDAEGLVRPVGDAWTIPAQLVVRAVGYRGLRLAGVPYDERTGRIPHSEGRVIRDGAFSTGEYVTGWIKRGPTGVIGTNRSDAVETVASLLDDVEVGTLQPSASPEALSGLLAGRGLHPLGMPEWHRIDAAEIARGQEHGRPRTTLAHRGELLAAADEQPPG, encoded by the coding sequence GTGCACCTGGTCGTCGCGGTCGTGGGTGCCGGTCCGTCCGGCGTCTACGCCGCGGAGGCGCTGACCCGCCGGTCCCGGTCCGAGGACCTCGACGTGCGCGTCGCGGTCCTCGACCGGCTCCCGGTGCCCTTCGGCCTCGTGCGCTACGGCGTGGCGCCCGACCACCCCTCGATCCGCTCGATCCGCGGCACGCTCGAGCGCACCCTCGACGCGGCCGGCGTCACCTTCTACGGCGACGTCCAGGTCGGTCGTGACCTGAGCGTCGAGGAGCTCCGGGCGAGCGTGGACGCGGTCGTCTACGCGTACGGCGCCGGCAGCGACCGCCGCCTCGGCATCCCCGGGGAGGACCTGCCCGGCAGCGTCGCGGCACCCGAGCTGGTGACCTGGTACACCGGGCACCCCGACGTCCACCCCGACGACGGGAGCGCCGCAGCCGGGCACCCCTGGGTGCCGGGCCTGCTCTCCACGGCGCGCGAGGTCGTCGTCGTGGGCGCCGGCAACGTCGCGCTCGACGTCGTGCGGGTGCTCGTCCGCGGCGTCGACGAGCTGGCGGCCACCGACATGCCCGACGAGGTCCTCGCCGCGCTGGGCTCCCGCACCGTCACCGACGTGCACGTGCTCGCCCGGCGGGGGCCCGCGTACACGGCCTTCACGACCAAGGAGCTGCGCGAGCTCGGGGAGCTCGACGACCTCGACGTCGTGCTCGACCCGGCCGACCTGGTCCTCGACGAGTCGAGCCGGCTCGTCGCCGAGACCGACCGGGTCGCCGCGCGCAACCTCGCCGTGATGGCCGAGTGGGCGCAGCGCCCGACCGGCGGGGCGCGGCACCGCGTGCACCTGCACTTCTGGACCAGCCCGCTCGGGGTGGCCGGGACCGACCGGGTCGAGGGCGTGCAGGTGACGCGCTCGGCGATCGACGCCGAGGGCCTCGTCCGCCCCGTCGGGGACGCCTGGACGATTCCGGCGCAGCTCGTGGTCCGCGCCGTCGGCTACCGCGGCCTGCGGCTCGCGGGCGTCCCGTACGACGAGCGGACCGGGCGGATCCCGCACTCCGAGGGCCGGGTGATCCGCGACGGCGCCTTCTCGACGGGGGAGTACGTGACGGGCTGGATCAAGCGCGGCCCGACCGGCGTGATCGGCACGAACCGCTCCGACGCGGTCGAGACCGTCGCGTCGCTGCTCGACGACGTGGAGGTGGGGACGCTGCAGCCGTCGGCGTCGCCGGAGGCGTTGTCGGGGCTGCTCGCCGGGCGCGGCCTGCACCCGCTCGGCATGCCCGAGTGGCACCGCATCGACGCGGCCGAGATCGCGCGCGGCCAGGAGCACGGTCGCCCGCGCACCACGCTCGCCCACCGGGGAGAGCTGCTCGCCGCGGCCGACGAGCAGCCACCGGGCTGA